Proteins encoded within one genomic window of Verrucomicrobiota bacterium:
- a CDS encoding LacI family DNA-binding transcriptional regulator encodes MASLKDVASEVGVSIAAASIILNSPHKANRFSNKCIQEVQEAAKRLNYYRNHRAGSLRAGKSKVLGILVHMDETQGVVLDPSWSTLISGIDATARASGYETLMVRGESAEQVLESGIRFYRERRIDGLVVPVIPKVEDLEILHQFEGPLVIFNRPGISQLSNVSIDESEGVRMALEHLNGLGHKNILWVGPENWGRLASNRRAEAFIRLTGEMGLDASMCQFSFPEERKSSESIIARVRDVMANHIKEGHHFTSIISYDEHVARGVYEALVNANKKIPEDVSVVSFGDYYSSFFMPALTTIKLPIFEAAGEAARILLEMIQAVGDGSEKKMEYKMMVPGLMVRESSMYNVNSVAKTSMPNETESQESPVSISE; translated from the coding sequence ATGGCAAGCCTAAAAGACGTAGCATCAGAAGTAGGAGTGAGTATAGCAGCAGCAAGCATTATCTTAAACTCACCACATAAAGCGAACCGCTTTAGCAACAAATGTATCCAGGAGGTGCAGGAGGCTGCAAAGCGCTTAAACTATTATCGAAATCATCGAGCAGGATCCTTAAGGGCTGGGAAGTCGAAGGTCTTGGGAATATTGGTCCATATGGATGAGACTCAAGGAGTCGTTTTAGATCCGTCATGGAGCACACTAATAAGTGGCATTGATGCAACAGCGCGGGCAAGCGGCTATGAAACACTTATGGTGCGAGGAGAGAGCGCGGAGCAAGTATTGGAGTCGGGAATTCGCTTCTATAGGGAGCGAAGAATTGACGGGCTTGTAGTCCCTGTAATTCCGAAGGTCGAAGATCTAGAAATCTTGCATCAATTTGAAGGGCCGCTCGTGATATTTAACCGTCCTGGTATAAGCCAGCTCTCCAATGTATCTATTGATGAATCTGAAGGCGTGAGGATGGCTTTAGAGCATCTCAACGGTTTGGGACATAAAAATATATTGTGGGTAGGTCCTGAAAACTGGGGCCGGTTAGCCTCAAATCGTCGAGCAGAGGCTTTTATCCGTTTGACAGGAGAGATGGGTTTAGATGCGAGTATGTGTCAGTTTTCATTCCCCGAGGAAAGGAAGTCATCTGAGTCTATCATAGCTCGTGTGCGGGATGTTATGGCTAATCACATCAAGGAAGGTCATCACTTTACATCCATCATCTCTTATGATGAACATGTAGCGCGTGGCGTTTATGAAGCTTTAGTCAATGCTAATAAGAAGATACCTGAAGATGTCTCTGTGGTAAGCTTTGGTGATTATTACAGCTCGTTTTTTATGCCAGCACTAACAACCATTAAATTGCCAATATTTGAAGCAGCTGGAGAAGCAGCCCGTATACTGTTGGAAATGATTCAAGCAGTGGGTGATGGCAGTGAGAAAAAGATGGAATACAAAATGATGGTTCCGGGGTTGATGGTCAGGGAGAGCTCCATGTACAATGTGAATTCGGTGGCTAAGACTTCAATGCCCAATGAAACCGAGAGTCAAGAAAGCCCGGTTTCAATATCCGAATAG
- a CDS encoding AAA family ATPase, translating to MTKQSNDSEDPKEVRKRLEEVIKESLGATGFTIPIKSAKFTSSHEEDSSALQGQKESFDFHFDYKPRDVKKYLDRFVIGQQQAKRVLSIAICDHYNYVATLQQGGGIKHYLKQNILILGPTGVGKTYLIRCLADLIGVPFVKADATKFSETGYVGQDVDDLVRQLVQQADGNVAKAECGIIYLDEVDKLASVGSFSGRDVSGRGVQTNLLKLMEETEVPLRAANDMQGQMEAAFEAMQGKKSKTKTINTRSILFIASGSFPKLREIIERRVRAGAMGFQPGGTIERENGDDFDQLTTKDLIEYGFEAEFAGRLPVRVACLPLKAADLESILEQSEGSILTQYKSAFDAYNIKLSFTQDAIKHVALKASEEETGARALLSVLEKLLRGLKYELPSTRLSEVKIDKRFIEDPNEILEELLRKARLIEGEQYESLLEEFSKQFQKKYQLQLKFTSEAAHELVKEAHSSTERTFLEFCEDKFKDFPYGLKLIARHRGTNQFLIDLEAARNPDKTLSAWVVESYKESEAKEEKGTP from the coding sequence GTGACTAAACAATCAAATGACTCTGAGGATCCTAAGGAGGTTCGTAAAAGACTGGAAGAGGTTATTAAGGAATCACTGGGAGCGACGGGTTTTACCATTCCAATTAAGTCTGCAAAATTCACATCGAGTCATGAAGAAGACTCTAGTGCACTTCAAGGTCAAAAAGAGTCTTTTGATTTTCACTTTGATTACAAACCGCGCGACGTAAAAAAGTACCTAGATCGTTTTGTTATTGGTCAACAACAGGCAAAACGAGTTTTATCCATAGCCATTTGTGATCATTATAACTATGTTGCCACATTACAGCAAGGCGGAGGCATCAAACACTACCTCAAGCAAAATATTCTGATTCTCGGACCTACTGGTGTAGGAAAGACCTATCTCATCCGCTGTCTTGCTGATCTTATTGGGGTGCCATTTGTGAAAGCTGATGCCACAAAATTTAGTGAAACTGGTTATGTTGGGCAAGATGTTGATGATCTCGTTAGACAACTGGTGCAGCAGGCTGATGGCAATGTTGCTAAAGCAGAATGCGGCATTATCTATTTAGACGAAGTTGATAAACTGGCTTCGGTAGGAAGTTTTTCCGGACGAGACGTTAGTGGTCGTGGCGTACAAACAAATCTCCTGAAACTAATGGAAGAAACTGAGGTCCCCCTGCGAGCAGCTAACGATATGCAAGGCCAAATGGAAGCAGCATTCGAAGCTATGCAAGGCAAAAAGTCGAAAACCAAAACGATCAACACTCGAAGCATCCTTTTTATCGCCAGCGGCTCCTTCCCCAAATTACGTGAGATCATTGAACGCAGAGTGAGAGCCGGCGCTATGGGATTCCAGCCCGGTGGCACCATCGAGCGGGAAAATGGCGACGATTTTGATCAACTCACCACCAAGGATCTCATTGAATATGGCTTCGAAGCCGAATTTGCTGGCAGATTACCTGTTCGAGTAGCCTGTCTTCCTTTGAAAGCAGCCGATTTAGAGTCCATCTTAGAGCAATCAGAAGGATCTATCTTGACCCAATATAAATCGGCTTTTGATGCTTATAATATAAAACTCAGTTTCACTCAAGATGCTATCAAGCATGTAGCACTGAAAGCTTCAGAAGAAGAAACAGGGGCTAGAGCATTACTATCTGTTCTGGAAAAACTACTACGTGGCTTAAAGTATGAGCTACCTTCAACCCGATTATCTGAAGTCAAAATAGACAAAAGGTTTATTGAAGATCCAAACGAAATACTTGAAGAGTTATTGCGAAAGGCCCGTTTAATCGAAGGAGAGCAATATGAATCACTGCTCGAAGAGTTCTCTAAGCAGTTCCAAAAAAAGTATCAGCTTCAGCTTAAATTTACCTCAGAAGCTGCCCATGAATTAGTCAAAGAGGCTCATTCCAGCACTGAACGAACCTTTCTGGAGTTTTGCGAAGACAAGTTCAAAGACTTCCCCTATGGCTTGAAGCTCATTGCCAGGCATCGGGGAACAAATCAGTTTCTCATAGACCTTGAAGCTGCTCGTAATCCTGATAAGACACTCAGCGCTTGGGTAGTCGAATCTTACAAAGAAAGCGAAGCCAAAGAGGAAAAGGGAACTCCCTAA
- a CDS encoding FHA domain-containing protein: protein MAYTALDVLQSIGQSRSTCNLVVASKNHRIEIWIIEGIVCRLDGCSEEDLAYFVVRQNPFIFLKPISSEPEKTMNLPLETLVMDIAYRHDDTALHKCSQIKEVIPEKAEKLDLFLSAVDNTISVSMNEYVPSKKIGFKTTSCLKNHHPEKPLPLIFHNNKKTSILIGRSKKCDIFCSHPLISRIHCYITYSHKEKSFFVQDLDSSNGTYLNDKKLLSSSSSAKQNDTVRVGNCSFTLQLQNGLNGNGKSKDKTIKGSKRALNHLDEKKPADPSGTQVNLVQAG, encoded by the coding sequence ATGGCATACACGGCTTTAGATGTATTGCAGTCCATCGGGCAGTCACGTTCTACCTGCAATCTGGTAGTCGCCAGCAAAAATCATCGCATAGAAATTTGGATAATAGAAGGAATAGTATGCCGTTTAGACGGGTGTTCTGAGGAGGATTTAGCTTATTTCGTAGTCAGGCAGAATCCTTTTATATTTCTTAAGCCTATTAGTTCTGAACCTGAAAAAACCATGAATCTACCTCTAGAGACTCTGGTCATGGACATTGCTTACAGACATGATGACACCGCATTGCATAAATGCTCTCAGATAAAAGAAGTGATCCCCGAGAAGGCTGAGAAATTAGACTTATTCTTATCTGCAGTTGACAACACCATTAGCGTTAGTATGAACGAATATGTCCCTTCCAAAAAGATTGGCTTTAAAACCACCTCCTGTCTCAAAAATCACCACCCCGAAAAGCCACTACCCCTTATCTTCCATAATAATAAAAAAACCAGCATCCTTATTGGTAGAAGTAAGAAGTGCGATATTTTCTGTAGTCACCCCCTTATATCCAGAATTCACTGCTACATCACGTACAGTCATAAAGAAAAATCTTTCTTCGTCCAAGACCTTGATTCCAGCAATGGAACTTACTTAAACGACAAGAAACTCTTAAGCTCTAGCAGCTCTGCAAAGCAGAATGATACAGTACGAGTTGGTAATTGCAGCTTCACCCTCCAACTACAGAACGGGCTGAATGGTAACGGTAAGTCGAAAGACAAAACCATAAAGGGATCCAAAAGAGCTCTCAATCACTTGGATGAAAAAAAACCTGCGGACCCTTCAGGCACGCAGGTCAACCTAGTTCAAGCCGGCTAA